TGGCGTTCAAGAAAATATTGAGGGTGCAATTACACCCAAAAAAGTTTGGTCGATAAATACGGTTTAGATGAATTGATGGGTTTACGCGTGGTTGGAGACTCCATGACCAAAGCCAGCATTGCTGAAAACGCCGTTGCTGTGATTCATAAAACATCCGATTTCGATAATGGGAATATCGTAGTGGCCATCATTAATAACGATGCAGGTACCTTGAAAAGAGTTTATAAGCGGCCCGATGGCATTTATCTTGAGCCTGATAGTTACGATCCCATTTATAAGCCATTTCCATATACTGAAAAACATATAAAAGACGAGGATCCAAGTGTCATTATCGTGGGCGTGTATCTGTACTCTGTAAGTGGAATTATTTAAAAACGCACGTGCAGCGACCACGTAAAACCGGATAAGATAAAATGAATTAATAATGAGCGTTTATAACACACTAGCTGTTTGGCAAAGGATTGAAAAAATGGGAATTAAAAACGATCTATCAAATTTCATTAATAGGAAAATCTATTCGAAGGAAGAAATTGAAAAAAATAAGCAAGAACTTCTCAAGCTTCGTGCCAAAATTGAAAAAAATAAAGTCCAATTAAAAAAATTAAAAGAGACAATTGCTGTTTCTCGAAATGAGTTTGACAACATTAACCAATCGATTTCAGCAGATAAGGAACTCAGTCAAATATTAGATCTTCAAAAGAAAGCCCACGAAAACCTTACTAATTTATTGGATAAAATCAAGTCTGAAAACAATGTTCAAGAATCAGGACTTTTCATACCAAGATATAATTTCGCAAGTTCGTTAAATTACAAAGATAAACTCGCTAGAATTCGTGAGAACGAAAAATTAATGATTGATACTGGAGACGCCGTGATGATAAAGGAACGGGTATCCCTGAACGGAGATTATGACAAAGGTGAAGCATTACAGAATTCACAGGCAAAAGCATTAACACGATGCTTTAACGGCGAAGCAGACGCGATTATATACAAAGTAACAGCAAGCAACTGGGAGCAAAGGAATAAACAACTGGGCAGAATTTTTGTTTCTCTCAATAGAATTTTCAAAAAACAATATATGTCCATCTCTGAAGCCTACCTGAGACTGAAACAAGATGAACTTAAGTTGGCGGCGGAATACGAACTTAAAAAAGAAGAAGAAAGAGAGGCATTGAGAGAACAAAGAGAAAAGGAACGAGAAGATAAAAAACTCCAAGAAGAAATTAAGAATGCTAGAAAACAAATTGAAAAAGATAAGCATCAATACCAGAATGCAATTCTAAAAACTCAAGAGCGTTTACAAAATGCGGCATCAACTGAAATAGCCAAATTAAAACAGCAGTTGGAAGAATATAGACAAAAAATGGCCGATTTGAGTGCGGAAGAAGAAAGTGTTGACTATCGGGAAGGGCATGCCACGGCTGGTTATGTTTATGTAATTTCTAACATCGGTTCATTTGGAGAAGGAATTTTTAAAATTGGAGTAACGAGGCGTCTAGATCCCTATGAACGTATTGCGGAGCTTAGTAGCGCATCTGTGCCATTCAGATTTGATGTTCATACAATGATTTTTAGTGAAGATGCTTATGGGCTTGAAACCGAACTGCACCAAACGTTTGACAAATACAAAGTAAATCAAGTTAACCTCAGAAAAGAATATTTCAAAGTTCCTTTGAAAGATATTGAAGATGTTTTGGCCAAACACAAAGATTTAACTGTCGATGTTACGGAAAATGCTGAAGCTTTTGAATTTCATCAAAGTCTAGCAATTGCTAGTCAAAAGCTGAATACAAAAGTACATACTGCGGCCACTTTAATTCACTAAGAAAATGAAAACAAAAATATTAAATATCTTTTTATATTTACTTGCTGCAATCTCCATCCCACTAGCA
The Oenococcus kitaharae DSM 17330 DNA segment above includes these coding regions:
- a CDS encoding LexA family protein, whose amino-acid sequence is MGLRVVGDSMTKASIAENAVAVIHKTSDFDNGNIVVAIINNDAGTLKRVYKRPDGIYLEPDSYDPIYKPFPYTEKHIKDEDPSVIIVGVYLYSVSGII
- a CDS encoding DUF4041 domain-containing protein, with protein sequence MSVYNTLAVWQRIEKMGIKNDLSNFINRKIYSKEEIEKNKQELLKLRAKIEKNKVQLKKLKETIAVSRNEFDNINQSISADKELSQILDLQKKAHENLTNLLDKIKSENNVQESGLFIPRYNFASSLNYKDKLARIRENEKLMIDTGDAVMIKERVSLNGDYDKGEALQNSQAKALTRCFNGEADAIIYKVTASNWEQRNKQLGRIFVSLNRIFKKQYMSISEAYLRLKQDELKLAAEYELKKEEEREALREQREKEREDKKLQEEIKNARKQIEKDKHQYQNAILKTQERLQNAASTEIAKLKQQLEEYRQKMADLSAEEESVDYREGHATAGYVYVISNIGSFGEGIFKIGVTRRLDPYERIAELSSASVPFRFDVHTMIFSEDAYGLETELHQTFDKYKVNQVNLRKEYFKVPLKDIEDVLAKHKDLTVDVTENAEAFEFHQSLAIASQKLNTKVHTAATLIH